Genomic window (Longimicrobiaceae bacterium):
TTCCTCGACGAGAACCAGGGCAGCATCGGCGACGGGAAGGACCCCGCGCGCTCGGAGCCGCTGCTGCTGGGCATCACCAAGGCGTCGCTGACCACGCAGTCGTTCATCTCGGCGGCGTCGTTCCAGGAGACCACGCGGGTGCTCACCGACGCCGCCATCCGCGGCGCGCGGGACAACCTGGCGGGCCTGAAGGAGAACATCATCATCGGCCACCTCATCCCCGCCGGTACGGGCATCTACCGGTACGAGGACGTGGGCTTCGGCCCGCGGGACACCCCGGCGGCCGAGAGCGTTGCGCCGGCGGCAGAGCCGGTGGCCGTGGAGGCGTAAGCCCCCGCGGTGACGGTCAGAGTCCGATGGTAGGAAAACGAGCGGCCCCGGGAGCGATCCCGGGGCCGTATCGCTTGGGGTAGATGACGGATGCCGATCGAGAGATCATCGCGGCACGCATCTCCCCGCTTCGCAGGAGCCGCGACGGAGCCGATCGGCTCCGCTCGTCGCGCACGATGTTCCGGGTACGGCGGCAGAGGTTACAGGAACGGCTCGTGACGGCATACGTATTTGACCTGCCGCGTCCGCCGCTTATCTTGTCTGCTACTCCCTGTCGTCACAGCCATGTTCCGCAGTCCGTCCGGCCGCGCCGCCGTACCCTCCACGTTGCCGGAACCCACCCGAAGAGCCGGATCGCCACGCCGCCCGCGCCAGCGGAGCGGTGGCCTGGGGCCACGGGCCTAGACCGTCACGTGTTTCGCGAGCACAGCCAGCGGAGACGCGGCACGATTGATGGAGGGGAGTGGAACGGGTATCTTCCCTAGATGCATTGGAACCCATACATTGGACGATCGATCGTGAGCACCCAGGGAACGCCGGTGCAGGCCGAGGTGCCGCGGGTGATGGACGCGGTCCGCCGCATCGTGCGCGCGGCGCGGGTCGTATCGCGGCAGAACGAGAAGGAGATCGGGATCAGCGGGGCCCAGCTGTACGTGCTGCAGGAGCTGTCGCAGCAGCCCGCGGGCTCCCTGAACGACCTCGCCGAGCGCACCACCACGCACCAGAGCTCGGTGTCGGCGGTGGTGTCGCGCCTGGTGGAGCGCGGCCTGGTGCGGCGCGAGCCCTCGCCCGAGGACGCGCGCCGAGTCCAGATCGCGCTCACGAAGGCGGGGCGCGACATCGTGGACAGCGCCCCTCCGTCGGCGCAGGCCCAGCTCGTGGCCGGGCTGAAACGGATGGAGCCGGACGACCGCCGCATGCTGGCGGATCTGATGGAGAGGTGGCTGCGCGAGTCGCAGGTGGACACCGCGCCGGCACCCTTCCTCTTCGAAGACGACGCGCCGCCGGGCGGAACGGGCGACGGATGAGCTGAACTGGAGGTGCAGGGATGGGTGAGCTGGAGGGTAACACGGCAGGCGGGGCGCTGCCGGTAGCTCCGTCGCTGGAGCCGGCGCTCCGCTCGGTCCGCGCGCCGCGCGAGCAGGCGCCGGTGGACCGGCGGGTGGTGATGATCTCGGGGATCGCGGTGGTGGTCGCCGTGGCCGCCGGGTTCGTGGCATCGGCGCTGACGGCGTTG
Coding sequences:
- a CDS encoding MarR family winged helix-turn-helix transcriptional regulator, with product MSTQGTPVQAEVPRVMDAVRRIVRAARVVSRQNEKEIGISGAQLYVLQELSQQPAGSLNDLAERTTTHQSSVSAVVSRLVERGLVRREPSPEDARRVQIALTKAGRDIVDSAPPSAQAQLVAGLKRMEPDDRRMLADLMERWLRESQVDTAPAPFLFEDDAPPGGTGDG